The nucleotide window GTTCTCAACCGGGTCTTTCTGGGCCCATTCCTCAAACAGCTCCTGGGGCACATACTTGGTGCCGCTAGCTTCCTCGTGGCCGCGCATCCGGAACGTTAGGGCCTCCAGCAGCACGGGCCGCGGATTCTGGCGCAGGTCTTCGGCCAGGCGGCGTACCGTGTCATACACTTCCAGCACGTTGTTGCCGTCTACCTGCACGGCTTCCATGCCGTAGGCCGGGCCTTTGTCGATGAAGTAGTTGAAGCGGAACTGCTCCTTGCTGGGCGTACTCAGGCCGTAGCCGTTGTTTTCGATGATGAAGATAACCGGCAGCTGCCACACGGCGGCCACGTTGAGGGCCTCGTGGAAGTCGCCCTCGGAGGCCCCACCGTCGCCGCTGTAGGTTACCGTGACGCGGGGCTCCTTATCCAGCAAATCGGCCAGGGCAATACCGCCGGCCACGGCCAGCTGGGGGCCTAGGTGACTAATCATACCCACGATGTGGTGCTCGTTGGTGCCGAAGTGGAAGCTCCGGTCCCGGCCCTTGGTGTAGCCGGTGGTTTTGCCCTGCCACTGGGCAAAGAGGCGGTCCAGGGGCACGTTGCGGCCGGTAAAGACGCCCAGGTTGCGGTGCAGGGGCAGAATGTACTCGTCCGGGTTCAGGGCCAGGGTGCTACCCACCGAAATGGCTTCCTGCCCAATGCCCGAAAACCACTTGCTGACCTTGCCCTGGCGCAGCAGAATCAGCATTTTCTCCTCAATCATGCGGGGCTTGAGCAGCCCTTGGTAGAGGTGGAGCAGGATATCGTTGGAGTAGTCTTTCCGGTCGAAATTCATACGGGGGAGGGTGGGTAGTAAGCGGGGCAAAAGTACAGGTTTGGACGAAAGACGCATTGCCCCGCTGCCTCCTATCCTATATCGTCGGAAAACAGCCGCCGCAACGGTGCCTGGAACACGACCTTCAGCAGCACCAGGGCCACCGTCAGAAGCTGCGCCCAGACGAGGTATTGCACAGGCCATGACTCCGGATAGGTCAGGTACCAGCCAAACACGGGAGAATACATCCTCACATCAAGAAAGCCGGCCGACTTATACAGCCCCGCAACGCTCAGCGCTATGCTCACCGCCGCTAGCAGAGCGCCCCACCAAGCTCTCCCCATCATCAGCCAGAAATAGGAAGGGGCAAGCAGCAAGTACTCCACCAGAAACAGAATACCTGCCACCGGAAATACAAACAGGCAACCCTGCCCGCTGCACTTGCCGATTTCGTGCCAGGCCGAAGTCAGAACCAAGGCTATTACACTTGCTAACAGCAGTATGGAGACTAATGCTTTTACATAGTGTTTCATTTATTACTGATTCAGCCGTGGAAGTAAGCAGAATAAAAGTACAGGTTTGGACGAAAGGAAAATTGTTGGCCTGGCTTTGTGAAATAGGCCGGCCGGCGGCATCTATCTTTGGAATCCATTTTCCTTCTCTATCCTTAGTATGACCCGAATTCTACTTACCAATACTACTCTTGCTGTATTGAGCGCAGCTTTTGCTCAAGCGCAACAGCTCGACACCTTAGCGAGGCGCCAACCAGCACTGCTTACACCACAGTCAGTGGTGAGTTTTCCTCCTGACAGCTTTGTGCTTGGCCATTTTGTTTGTACAGCGAAAGGCCTACCCATAACCCAGGTAAGTACCCAGGTAAGTTCGCCTTCGTTTACCACCGTTCAGCCCGTCCTCAGCCGCATTGCCGGGGTGCAGGTTACGCCCTACTCCGGGGCGCCCGGGGCCTGGGCTACGGTCCGCATCCGGGGGTGGCCAACGTGACCAGCAGCAGTCAGCCCTTGTATGTAGTCGACGGCATTCCGGTTTATAATATGGATGCCAAGCCTGAAAACTGGACCGGCTTGTACCGCTTTATCAACGAGACGCAGTACGCGCCGGTGAAAGAGCCGGTGCCTTTCTCCCCGATGGGCAACCCGCTGCTCGATTTGCCGGTGGCCGACATCGACCAAGTGGAAGTGCTGAAAGGAGCCGCCGCTACGGCGCAGTATGGTATTCAGGGCACCAACGGGGTTATTCGTATCAGTACCCGCCGCGGCGCCGACGGCCTCGCGCTGGCCCAACCGCTGCGGGTGCGCTACGCTGGCTGGGGCGGCTTGCAGCAAGTACGCCAGCGCTACGACCTGCTCGATGCCCGCCAGTACGCCGAACTGGCCAATGAGGCCGCCCGCAACGACGGGAACAGCCCTCCTTACTCAGCAGCCGAGCTCAACAACCTGTCCGGCGTCGACTGGCAGGACAAGGCCTTCCGGGTGGCGGGCATGCAAAGCCACAACCTGAGTGTGGATGGGCTCACCGCGCATGGCACGCGCTACTACGTGGCCGCCGATTACCTGCGGCAAGGTGGGGTACTGATCAACTCCCAGCTAAGCCGCTACAGCCTGCGGGCCAACGTCGAGCAGCAGCTGGGCCGCAAGCTGACGGTCAGCGCCAAAGTAGCCGGCAGCCAGCTGGATCAGAAGCAGCCGGGCTTCCAGTCGGATGCCAGTAGTACGCTGGCCACCCTGCTCCAGGCCCGGCCCATTCTGCCTCCGCCTTCAACCAACCCGTATTACACCTTTAACCCAATGCGGGATCTGGAGGAAGTATACTTCCAGCCGCGCACCCGCCGCCTGCTGGCCCAGCTGCGGCTTAGCTACCAAGTTACCCCCGCGCTCAGCCTGCGGGCCTATGCCAGCCGCGAACAGGCCAAGCTGGCGGGCAATTTCCACGTAAAGCCCACCACCGTACCCGATGGCACCGTCATTGGCTACGAGCAGAGCGCCGATTCGGAAACCAAAACCGCTGTGTATGGCTCAGAGCTCAGCTACCAACAGACGCTGGGCGACCGGCATGGCCTTAGCGCCAGTCTGCACTACCAGCAGCAGCAGTACGAGCGCAGCCAAAATCAGGAACGCCGGACTACCTACGCCTATCTAAACAACCCAGCCAGCATAGGTACAGCCTATATTCGGACGGAGATGGAAACCGAGCCGCTGCGCAACGCCACGGCGGCTGTAGCTTACGTGTACGACAAACGGTACGAGCTGCGGGCTTCCATGCGGTCCGATTTTATACTGGCCACCGATGACAGCAAAGAGATTCACCGCTGGTTTCCAGGGGCCGAGCTACGCTGGCATCTGGGTCAGGAGGCTTTCTTGGCCGATGTGGCCAGCCTTAGTGCCCTCTCCCTACAGGCCGGGGCCGGCCGCACCCGTAGCTTCTACTCCTTTGATCAAACCGACCAGGTGGATGCCGGCCTGCACCTGGGCATGCTGCACGACAAGCTGACCCTCGACGCGCAGGTATACCGTCGCCGGACGGAGGATGCCCAAGCCACGCTCACGACGGTATTCTTCGGCACCAATGGCCCCATCACGTCTTATTACTCGCCTCAAATTGAACTCCGGAACCAGGGTGTGGAGCTGACGCTGGGTGGTTCCTGGCAGCTTGGTCAGTTCCGGGGCCTGAGCACCGTAGCCGTGGCGGCCAACAAGAACGAAGTAACGGAAATACGCTTCGGCACCTACTCCATCGACAAAGTGAACGAGCTCGAGAAAGGCCAGTCCGTGAGCCGCTTCTTCGTATTTGAGCAGCAAGGCACTTACCCCGCCAGTTCGCCCGAAGCTGGCCGGGTCCGCTTCCGCGACCGGAACAACAACGGGCAGTTCGACTACGGCGACGGCCAGTATCAGGGCAGCGGGTTGCCCCGCCGCACGCTCAACCTGTACCAGCAGCTGCACTGGCAGCGCTGGCAGCTCGAAGCCCAACTCGATGGCCTGTTCGGGTATCAGATCCTCAACACCACGCTCGTCGGGCTCGACCGGCCCACGGGCAATAGTAACGCTTCGGTCCGGGCCTTAGACTACTGGACTCCCAACAACCAGAATACTTCCGTGCCCAAGCCTGGGCGCGCGGCCTCCTATGGGCCATTCAGCGACCAGGACCTGGCTAGCGGCAACCACGTCCGCCTGTCGCAGCTCATGCTTAGCTATGAAGTACTTAATACGGAAGCCCGGCGCCTGAGTGTATGGGTGGGCGGGCAGAACCTGTTTGTTACGGGCTCCTACCGCGGCTTCGACCCCAACGTGAGCAGCGGCGGCGCCTCTCCTCTGCTAGCCGGCCAGGATGCCAGCGTGTATCCCGTAGCCCGGGTGTGGCAGCTAGGTGTGCGCGGGCAGTTCTAGACGAGTGAGCTGAACCCGAACCTCCGCGCTACTCCAGGGGTTATTGCAGTACTATTTCCGCTTCCTACTATCTTGCCCTATGATTCAATTCGAAGAATTCACCCTCGCCAACGGCCTGCGCTGCATCGTGCACGAAGACCACTCGACGCCCATTGCCGTACTCAACGTGCTCTATAATGTGGGCTCACGCGACGAGGACGTGGAACACACCGGCTTTGCCCACCTCTTTGAGCACCTCATGTTCTCGGGCTCGGTCAATATTCCCAACTACGACGAGCCCTTGCAGTACGTGGGCGGCGAAAACAACGCCTTTACCTCCCCGACATCACCAACTACTACCTGACGCTGCCCGCGGCCAACATCGAAACCGGCTTCTGGCTCGAATCGGACCGGATGCTGGGTTTGGCCTTCTCCGAAAACGGGCTCGAAGTACAGCGCAAAGTGGTGGTCGAGGAGTTTAAGCAGAACTACCTCAACCAGCCCTACGGCGACGTGTGGCTGAAGCTGCGCCCTTTGGCCTACCAGCAGCACCCATACCAGTGGCCCACCATCGGCAAGGAAATCAGCCACATCGAAAACGCGGTAATGGACGACGTGCGGGCCTTTTTTGCCAAGCACTACTCCCCTGCCAACGCCATTCTGGTCATTGCCGGCGCCGTCACGGTAGCCGAAGCCCGCCGCCTGGCCGAAAAGTGGTTTGAGCCCATCCCCGGCGGCACCCGCTACGAGCGGCAGCTGCCCGCCGAGCCCCGGCAGACAGCCCCGCGCCACCTCGACGTGGTAGCCGACGTGCCGGTCAGCGCTTATTATAAAGTATACCACATTCCGGCCCGCTCCGCCGCCGATTACCACACCGTCGACCTGCTCAGCGACGTGCTGGGCCGGGGCAAATCGGCCCGCCTCCACCAGCGCCTGGTGAAAGACCGGCAGCTGTTCAACTCCGTTTCGGCTTCCTGCAGCGGTTCCCTTGAGCCTGGCCTGCTCGTCATCAGCGGCCGTCTGAACAGCGGCATTACGATGGAAGCCGCCGACGCCGCTGTGGAAGAAGTAGTGGCCGAGCTGCGGCAGGAGCTGGTTTCGGCGCAGGAGCTAGAGAAAGTGAAAAACCAGGCCGAAGCCACCATCGTCTTCGAGGAAATTGAGCTGCTCAACCGCGCCATGACGTTGGCCTACTTCAAACTGCTCGGCAACACGGACCTGATCAATCAGGAAAGTGCGAAAGTGCAGGCCGTAACGGCCGAAGGACTGCGGGCCGCCGCCCAGGAGTACCTCCGCCCCGACAACAGCAGCACGCTTTTCTACCGGGCCCAGGCCGAGGTAGCCACTACTCCCCTGGTCACTGCTGATTCCGAGGAATAAACTGCGTGAGCCTATTTGGTATAAGACCATAAAAGAAGCCCCGTCGGATATCCGACGGGGCTTCTTTTATGGTCTTGCACGTGGCGGAAGCTGGGCTTACCAGCCGCTACCGGAGGAAGAACCCCAGCCGTTGTCAGCTTTCTTGGCCGGAGCCTTTTTGGCGGGTGCGGCAGCCTTTTTGGGCGCGGCCTCCGCGGTGGCAGCACCGGCGCTGCTTACTTTCTTGCTAGCCGATGCCGACGCTGTAGCAGTCTTGGCGGCCGGAGCTGCTACGGGGGCAGCTACTTCGGTTGTCGTTACGGCGGGCTGAGCTGGAGCAGTGGCTTCTACCATTGGGGCCGGAGCCGTCGTGGAGGTATTGGTACTTACGTTACGCTTGATGTATGGAGCCAGCGGCCGGCCCCGGTAGTCCATCCGGACGCGGTGCGAAGGAGCAGCTGTGAAGCCGGGAGCAATGGCAAAGCCATTCGACTGGGGAACAGACTCAGTAGCGGCAGCGGCAGGAGCAGCGAAACCACTGCTGGCAGCCGGATCAGTGGCAGCAGCTGGGGTTGTGGCCGTAGCCGGAGCAGCCGCTGGAGCGGTTTCGGCGCCCCACGAGTCGGCGGGCTTCTTAGCAGCCGGCTTCGAGCGGCTTTGCTGGGCTAGTGCGTTCGAGGTGCTCAACACGGCAACCAACAAAAGGCACGAAAAAACGGGACGTAGCATAGCGAAAAAGGAGTGGTAGTAGAAAATTTGGTCAAGTCTACTACGCAGAAACTGTAGGATTTGTGCCTGAAACCACAAAAATATCTACTCCATTCCGAAGTATTGGAGTTAGCCGCATATTTTTCTTGCTATTGCTTGCGTGCCGGCGCGGTCTTCTCCGACGAAATTGTGGAACTGAAGGAAGCGGGCTTGGCTACTTTCTTTTTGATGGGCCGGCCCATATAGTCGGTGCTGGGGGCGTGGGCATGTTGATGCGCATTCCCGGGGCCAGCCGCTGCCGGTCCTCATCGGTGTAGCGCCGCGAATTGGAAACGCGGGCTACGGCCCGGGAGCGGCCAGGTGAAGCTTTCTTATGGTAGCCGCTGGCACGCTTGGTTTGGGCCTGAGCGGCGCACACGGGCAACAGAAAAGCCAGGCTCAACAGCCCGAAAATGAGTCGAGGGTACCGCATTAGGCAACAGGATTAAGTGAAACATACACTCCTGGTTCCTAATACGGTACCCTCGAGGGGTTAGGCCACGTTGAGCCTCACTAACTTTTATTCGCCCGAGGCAGCCGTCGTGGCAACGGTCGAAGACTTGGCGATTTTGGCAGCTACTTTAGCGTCCTGGCGCTTGGCCTTACGTACGGGGCGGCCCCAGTAATCGGTGCTGGTGCCGCGGTAAGGGGCCGTGTTCATGCCGGGCGCAATCATGACGCCGGAGGAGTGCATCATGGGGTCGTCGCTGGCTTCGTCGGTGGTAGTCTGCGCTACGGGAGCGGTAGTCAGGTTGCTTTTTGCTTTTTTCTTAAGTGGGCGGCCCCACCAGTCGGTGCTGGGCTTGTCGTGCAGGCTCAGGCTGACGCCGGGGCACTGCTCCAGCCCGTGTTGTAGCTGATAGCTTCGTTGGTGGTAGCAGTAGTGGTGGTAGCTGGAGCGGCTTCCTCCTTGGTGGGCGCATTAATGGTCCAGGGGTCCAGCTCGGGCTGCGACCAATCGGTGGCAGCAGCCGACGTACTTTTGGTCTGGGTTTGGGCCTGGGCCGAAGCGGCGCTAAGTACTACAAAGAAGAAAGCGGAAGACAGGAAACGGTTCATAACTCAGAGAAGGCGAAAGGATGAATAACAGACCAGGCGCATAGCCGTCGGCGGGTAGGCTCGAACGGGTGGCGCCCCGCGTTCAGTCTTCTTTGCCGCTTGTGAGAAGGAGTTTTGCAGCAATCGTACCAACTTTTTCGGCCGCCTGATCGGGCCCGGTTTATGTCCTGAATTTCAAGACCCCTACCTTTGCCGCACTATGCAGGACCAAATCAACCGCCTCCGCGCCGAAATCGAAGCTTACGACCTCTCCGCTCCCGACCAGCTGGAGCAGTTCCGCATTGCCTTCACCGGGCGCAAAGGGCAACTGGCCGATTTGTTCGACCTTCTCAAAACTGTGCCGCAGGAGCAGCGCCGGGCCGTGGGTCAGGAGCTCAACCAGCTCAAACAGCTGGCCCTCGACAAGTTTGCCCAGCGCCAGCAGGAGCTCGAAGCCGCCACCCAGAACGCTCCCGCCGACCCAACGTTCGACTACACCTTGCCCGTGGTGCCCAACGCCCTGGGCACCCGCCACCCGCTGAGCTTGGTGCGCGAGGAAATGGTGCGCATCTTCTCCCGTATCGGGTTTAACGTAGCCGAAGGGCCCGAAATCGAGGACGACTGGCACAACTTCACGGCCCTCAACTTCCCCGAAAACCACCCGGCCCGCGACATGCAGGACACGTTCTTCGTGACCCGCAACCCCAGTGACCCGACGCACGACGCGCTGCTGCGCACCCACACCAGCACGGTGCAAGTGCGGGTGATGGAAAGCCAGAAGCCACCTATCCGCAGCATTATGCCGGGGCGGGTGTACCGCAACGAGGCCATTTCGGCCCGGGCCCACATGATGTTCCATCAGGTAGAGGGCATTTTCATTGACGAAGGCGTCAGCTTTGCCGACCTAAAGCAGACGGTGTATTACTTCGTGCAGGAAATGTTCGGGGCCGACATTAACATCCGCTTCCGGCCCTCCTTCTTCCCGTTCACCGAGCCCAGCGCCGAAATCGACATTACCTGCCTAATCTGCAAAGGCACGGGCTGCAACATCTGCAAGCAATCCGGCTGGGTGGAAATCGGGGGCTGCGGCATGGTCGACCCCAACGTGCTGGAGCAGTCCGGCATTGACGCGGAGAAATACTCGGGCTACGCCTGGGGTATGGGCATTGAGCGAATCACCATGCTCAAGTACCAGATTAAGGACCTGCGCCTGTTCACAGAAAACGACCTGCGCTTTCTACGGCAGTTTGAAGGCGTACAATAAAGCGGGTCAAAAGATTGTTTACCATATACGCGGCCCGGAACAAGAACACACACGGGCCTCGTTGTGA belongs to Hymenobacter cellulosilyticus and includes:
- a CDS encoding TonB-dependent receptor plug domain-containing protein, whose protein sequence is MANVTSSSQPLYVVDGIPVYNMDAKPENWTGLYRFINETQYAPVKEPVPFSPMGNPLLDLPVADIDQVEVLKGAAATAQYGIQGTNGVIRISTRRGADGLALAQPLRVRYAGWGGLQQVRQRYDLLDARQYAELANEAARNDGNSPPYSAAELNNLSGVDWQDKAFRVAGMQSHNLSVDGLTAHGTRYYVAADYLRQGGVLINSQLSRYSLRANVEQQLGRKLTVSAKVAGSQLDQKQPGFQSDASSTLATLLQARPILPPPSTNPYYTFNPMRDLEEVYFQPRTRRLLAQLRLSYQVTPALSLRAYASREQAKLAGNFHVKPTTVPDGTVIGYEQSADSETKTAVYGSELSYQQTLGDRHGLSASLHYQQQQYERSQNQERRTTYAYLNNPASIGTAYIRTEMETEPLRNATAAVAYVYDKRYELRASMRSDFILATDDSKEIHRWFPGAELRWHLGQEAFLADVASLSALSLQAGAGRTRSFYSFDQTDQVDAGLHLGMLHDKLTLDAQVYRRRTEDAQATLTTVFFGTNGPITSYYSPQIELRNQGVELTLGGSWQLGQFRGLSTVAVAANKNEVTEIRFGTYSIDKVNELEKGQSVSRFFVFEQQGTYPASSPEAGRVRFRDRNNNGQFDYGDGQYQGSGLPRRTLNLYQQLHWQRWQLEAQLDGLFGYQILNTTLVGLDRPTGNSNASVRALDYWTPNNQNTSVPKPGRAASYGPFSDQDLASGNHVRLSQLMLSYEVLNTEARRLSVWVGGQNLFVTGSYRGFDPNVSSGGASPLLAGQDASVYPVARVWQLGVRGQF
- the pheS gene encoding phenylalanine--tRNA ligase subunit alpha, with the protein product MQDQINRLRAEIEAYDLSAPDQLEQFRIAFTGRKGQLADLFDLLKTVPQEQRRAVGQELNQLKQLALDKFAQRQQELEAATQNAPADPTFDYTLPVVPNALGTRHPLSLVREEMVRIFSRIGFNVAEGPEIEDDWHNFTALNFPENHPARDMQDTFFVTRNPSDPTHDALLRTHTSTVQVRVMESQKPPIRSIMPGRVYRNEAISARAHMMFHQVEGIFIDEGVSFADLKQTVYYFVQEMFGADINIRFRPSFFPFTEPSAEIDITCLICKGTGCNICKQSGWVEIGGCGMVDPNVLEQSGIDAEKYSGYAWGMGIERITMLKYQIKDLRLFTENDLRFLRQFEGVQ